The Lewinellaceae bacterium genome includes a region encoding these proteins:
- a CDS encoding rhomboid family intramembrane serine protease, translating to MIFPIGDDQVRNGHFPYLSYGFIALNVLIYIWQSSMPYEVYDQFIYHYGAIPGEITQGVDLYTLLTSAFLHASWMHLIGNMVFLWVFADNIEATIGSRRFLVFYLIGILAAHAGHIYFNWYSNIPTVGASGAIAAVMGAYLVMYPKSRIRTLVFFFFIRIPAFLFLGFWIIQQSYSGVQNLSNMSGSGVAWWAHIGGFAFGALAGLFFRRMIPEVEPVEDYA from the coding sequence ATGATTTTTCCCATTGGAGACGATCAAGTCAGGAACGGACACTTTCCCTATTTAAGTTATGGTTTTATTGCCTTGAATGTACTTATTTACATTTGGCAATCCTCCATGCCTTATGAAGTTTATGATCAATTTATTTACCATTATGGAGCCATCCCGGGAGAAATTACTCAGGGGGTTGACTTGTACACTTTACTGACCAGTGCTTTTTTGCATGCCAGCTGGATGCACCTCATTGGCAACATGGTCTTTTTGTGGGTCTTTGCCGATAATATCGAAGCGACCATCGGCAGTCGGAGGTTTTTGGTTTTTTACCTGATCGGCATCCTGGCTGCCCACGCCGGCCACATTTACTTCAATTGGTACAGCAACATCCCAACCGTGGGAGCCAGCGGAGCCATTGCTGCCGTTATGGGGGCCTACCTGGTCATGTATCCAAAATCAAGGATCCGCACCCTGGTCTTTTTCTTTTTCATCAGAATACCCGCCTTTCTGTTTCTGGGATTCTGGATCATCCAGCAATCCTACAGCGGGGTGCAAAACCTGAGCAATATGTCAGGAAGCGGCGTGGCCTGGTGGGCGCATATCGGCGGATTTGCTTTTGGAGCACTGGCCGGATTGTTTTTTAGACGAATGATTCCGGAGGTGGAGCCGGTGGAGGATTATGCTTGA
- a CDS encoding O-antigen ligase family protein, protein MAVFLAWFVILGMVYSPFLLSVAMIGYGVLAFFSLEGGRPVLNPDLTKHFRFYLSDKAYWVISLIFFLVLFSGILTESGNFAYWGERIRLKIAFLLFPFAFASLPPITDKAFKGVMYFFVGVMFFTCLGIGIHYIIHFEEINHLIHQGQPMPTPRNHIRFSLLLAYSIFTAFYLFKKKFTLKYEWERPLMLGITGFLFLFLHLLSVRSGLVAFYMTAVVLILRRAWVSKKYFQGLALVALMAAIPVIAYRAIPSFKAKVDYSLYDRWIRQHDLSQNDYSDGGRVVSIKMGLEIGNDYPLLGVGAGNLRQEVINRYAQKFQEDMEPKMPHNQLVSIYAGTGFVGLGLFLFAFFFPLFYKKAYRHTLFLSFHIIVFLSFMVENTIENSIGIAFYLFFLLLSLNYQTKDRIMEE, encoded by the coding sequence TTGGCCGTGTTTTTGGCCTGGTTTGTCATTTTGGGAATGGTATATTCGCCTTTCCTGCTGTCTGTGGCAATGATCGGTTATGGCGTATTGGCATTTTTTTCACTTGAAGGAGGACGACCGGTTTTAAACCCCGATTTGACAAAACATTTCCGGTTTTATCTTTCCGACAAAGCTTATTGGGTTATTTCACTCATTTTTTTTCTTGTTTTGTTCAGTGGCATTTTGACGGAATCCGGCAACTTTGCATACTGGGGAGAACGCATCAGGCTTAAAATAGCTTTTTTACTTTTTCCCTTTGCATTTGCCTCACTTCCTCCTATTACCGACAAGGCTTTTAAAGGCGTCATGTATTTTTTTGTCGGGGTGATGTTTTTTACCTGTCTGGGCATCGGCATTCATTATATCATACATTTCGAAGAGATCAATCATTTGATTCACCAGGGGCAACCCATGCCCACACCACGAAACCATATACGATTCAGCCTGTTGCTGGCTTATAGCATTTTTACGGCTTTTTATTTATTCAAAAAAAAGTTCACCCTTAAATATGAATGGGAACGCCCCCTGATGTTGGGCATTACCGGTTTTCTCTTTTTGTTCCTGCATTTATTGTCGGTAAGAAGTGGTCTGGTGGCCTTTTATATGACAGCGGTGGTGCTCATTCTTCGACGGGCCTGGGTGTCGAAAAAGTATTTCCAGGGCCTGGCGCTGGTTGCCCTGATGGCAGCGATCCCTGTGATTGCGTACAGGGCCATTCCCAGTTTCAAAGCCAAGGTGGATTATAGCCTCTATGACCGCTGGATCAGGCAGCATGATCTTTCCCAGAATGATTATTCCGATGGGGGGCGTGTGGTTTCTATAAAAATGGGACTCGAGATCGGCAACGACTACCCATTATTAGGCGTCGGGGCCGGAAATCTCAGACAGGAAGTCATCAACCGCTATGCTCAAAAATTCCAGGAGGATATGGAGCCCAAAATGCCACACAATCAATTGGTTTCCATTTATGCGGGGACAGGCTTTGTTGGTCTGGGCCTTTTTCTTTTCGCTTTTTTCTTTCCTCTTTTTTACAAAAAAGCTTACCGGCATACCTTGTTTTTAAGCTTTCATATCATCGTATTCCTGTCTTTTATGGTCGAAAACACCATCGAGAATTCCATCGGAATCGCCTTTTACCTCTTTTTCCTGTTGCTGAGCCTAAATTATCAAACAAAAGACAGAATAATGGAGGAATGA
- the pheS gene encoding phenylalanine--tRNA ligase subunit alpha → MATEAFEKIKQIIGEIRESAPKSAEELEQFRRTYLGSKNILKGLMGEIRNIPNELKKDFGQLINEAKTAAEATFNHLQLHLGSEAAHSDAGEFDLTAPGEPIPLGSRHPIAITMNRVINIFERIGFVVAEEREIEDDWHNFTAMNTPEDHPARDMQDTFYLMNDPSMLLRTHTSSVQARTMMAEKPPIRIIAPGRVYRNETISARSHCQFHQVEGLYIDENVSFADLKQTLSYFTREMYGPDKEIRLRPSYFPFTEPSAEMDVYWGLQDENAHRITKGTGWLEILGCGMVDPNVLENCGIDPDKYSGFAFGMGIERQAMLKYQIEDIRLMFENDVRFLKQFSSAF, encoded by the coding sequence ATGGCTACAGAAGCATTTGAGAAGATCAAACAAATCATCGGAGAGATCAGGGAATCCGCTCCTAAATCCGCTGAAGAGCTGGAACAGTTCAGACGGACCTACCTGGGATCGAAGAATATTTTGAAAGGGTTGATGGGAGAAATCCGCAACATTCCCAATGAGTTAAAAAAGGATTTTGGACAACTCATCAACGAGGCTAAAACGGCTGCTGAAGCGACTTTCAATCATCTGCAGCTTCACCTTGGATCCGAAGCAGCACATTCCGATGCAGGGGAGTTTGATCTCACCGCTCCCGGGGAACCTATCCCCCTTGGGTCTCGCCATCCTATTGCCATCACCATGAACCGCGTCATTAATATTTTTGAGCGCATCGGTTTTGTAGTGGCTGAAGAGAGGGAAATCGAAGATGACTGGCACAATTTTACGGCGATGAATACGCCCGAAGATCACCCGGCCCGAGACATGCAGGATACGTTCTACCTGATGAATGACCCTTCCATGCTGCTGCGTACCCATACCTCTTCCGTTCAGGCACGTACGATGATGGCGGAAAAGCCTCCCATCCGGATCATAGCCCCGGGAAGGGTGTACCGCAACGAGACCATCTCCGCCCGTTCTCATTGCCAGTTCCACCAGGTGGAGGGGCTTTACATTGATGAGAATGTCTCTTTTGCAGACCTTAAGCAGACCCTTTCCTATTTCACCCGTGAAATGTATGGCCCGGACAAAGAAATTCGCCTGCGTCCTTCCTACTTCCCGTTCACAGAGCCCAGTGCCGAAATGGATGTTTACTGGGGACTACAGGATGAAAATGCGCATCGCATCACCAAAGGTACCGGCTGGCTCGAGATCCTGGGCTGCGGTATGGTGGATCCCAATGTATTGGAAAATTGTGGCATTGATCCCGATAAATACTCAGGTTTTGCCTTTGGCATGGGTATCGAACGCCAGGCCATGCTGAAATACCAGATAGAAGATATCCGTCTTATGTTCGAAAACGATGTCCGGTTCCTGAAACAATTCAGTTCGGCATTTTAG
- a CDS encoding histidine--tRNA ligase: MKPSTPKGVRDFSPQQVNRRNYIFDTIRKIFVKYGYQPIETPAMENLSTLTGKYGEEGDRLVFKVLNNGDFLAKADTEALANLDSTKAVASLSKRGLRYDLTVPFARFVVMNQTALTFPFKRYQIQPVWRADRPQKGRYQEFFQCDVDVVGSDSLMYEAELIQIYDEVFAALGMDVTIKFNNRKILAGIAEAAGITDKFTDLTVAIDKLDKIGPEGIRKEMLERGISNEAVDRVNAILETKSLQGLKAIFSESETGRKGVEEIEKVMQYLNVDTAKNEVKFDITLARGLSYYTGCIFEVSAHNVEMGSIGGGGRYDDLTGIFGLKDVSGVGVSFGAERIYDVMEELNLFPKEDAAALKVLLIAFDDETHRYAFKTLGSLRAAGINADLYPEPAKMKKQMKYANDRNVPYTLLIGSNEMESGKLTLKNMSEGSQEQLTIDEIVRQLS, translated from the coding sequence TTGAAACCATCAACTCCAAAAGGTGTTCGTGATTTTTCACCACAACAGGTCAATCGTCGCAATTATATTTTTGATACGATCAGAAAAATATTCGTCAAATACGGTTACCAGCCTATTGAAACTCCCGCAATGGAAAACCTTTCCACGCTGACTGGTAAATACGGTGAAGAAGGGGATCGACTTGTGTTTAAAGTACTGAATAACGGGGACTTTTTGGCGAAAGCCGATACAGAAGCCCTGGCCAACCTGGATTCCACCAAAGCAGTGGCTTCCCTCTCCAAACGCGGATTGCGCTACGATCTGACGGTTCCTTTTGCCCGCTTCGTGGTGATGAACCAAACGGCGCTGACCTTTCCTTTCAAACGTTACCAGATCCAACCCGTCTGGCGGGCTGACCGTCCCCAAAAAGGCCGCTACCAGGAATTTTTTCAATGCGATGTAGATGTCGTTGGGTCGGATTCCCTTATGTATGAGGCCGAACTGATCCAGATTTATGACGAAGTGTTTGCTGCCCTGGGCATGGACGTCACCATTAAATTCAACAACCGCAAGATACTGGCCGGGATTGCTGAAGCGGCAGGCATCACGGATAAGTTTACCGATCTTACCGTTGCCATCGACAAGCTGGATAAAATCGGGCCAGAGGGTATCCGTAAGGAAATGCTTGAACGTGGCATTTCCAATGAGGCAGTCGACCGCGTCAATGCCATCCTGGAAACCAAATCGCTGCAGGGCCTCAAAGCCATTTTCAGCGAAAGCGAAACGGGCAGAAAAGGGGTGGAGGAAATTGAAAAAGTCATGCAATATCTCAATGTAGATACTGCTAAAAATGAAGTTAAATTCGACATCACTCTCGCCAGGGGGTTAAGTTATTATACAGGATGCATCTTTGAAGTGAGTGCCCACAATGTGGAAATGGGAAGCATTGGCGGCGGCGGCCGTTATGATGACCTTACCGGAATTTTCGGACTTAAAGACGTTTCCGGGGTGGGCGTTTCTTTTGGCGCTGAACGCATCTACGATGTGATGGAAGAACTCAACCTCTTTCCCAAAGAAGATGCTGCGGCCCTGAAGGTCCTGCTCATCGCCTTTGACGACGAAACCCACCGCTACGCTTTCAAAACGCTCGGAAGCCTCCGCGCTGCGGGCATCAATGCCGACCTGTATCCGGAACCTGCCAAGATGAAAAAGCAGATGAAATATGCCAACGACAGGAATGTTCCATACACCCTACTCATCGGAAGCAACGAAATGGAGAGCGGAAAACTCACCCTCAAGAATATGTCGGAAGGAAGCCAGGAGCAATTGACGATCGATGAAATTGTAAGGCAGTTGTCTTAG
- a CDS encoding class I SAM-dependent methyltransferase, with translation MNTTTVPQHTKEQQAEAMKAYYRLHAAIYDLTRWTFLFGRRKIVRLLAKQNPIPHRIMEIGCGTGFNLRQLGRQFPLTQVIGMDVSAKMLHKARKNTNVFEDRIQLIEQPYSFGDMKFNDKMDVILFSYSLTMINPQWEELIAQAAYDLKPGGLIGVVDFYNSPFQWFKSHMGNNHVRMDGHLNPVLKRHFQTEYEQVSNAYGGVWQYFMYIGRKV, from the coding sequence ATGAACACCACAACCGTCCCCCAACATACGAAAGAACAACAGGCCGAAGCCATGAAAGCTTATTACCGGCTCCACGCTGCGATTTATGACCTGACCCGATGGACCTTTCTTTTCGGTCGCAGGAAGATCGTACGATTACTGGCAAAGCAAAATCCCATTCCCCATCGCATCATGGAAATAGGCTGCGGAACGGGATTCAACCTAAGGCAACTGGGCCGCCAGTTTCCCCTGACCCAGGTGATCGGCATGGATGTGTCGGCCAAAATGCTCCATAAAGCACGCAAGAATACCAATGTTTTCGAGGATCGTATCCAACTGATTGAACAACCGTACTCCTTTGGGGATATGAAGTTTAATGATAAAATGGATGTGATCCTTTTTTCATACTCGCTCACCATGATCAACCCGCAGTGGGAAGAATTGATCGCCCAGGCAGCCTATGACCTGAAACCGGGAGGACTCATCGGCGTGGTGGATTTTTACAATTCTCCATTCCAGTGGTTTAAGAGTCATATGGGCAACAACCACGTTCGTATGGATGGCCACCTCAATCCGGTGCTCAAAAGGCATTTTCAAACCGAATACGAGCAGGTAAGCAATGCCTATGGCGGGGTCTGGCAATATTTTATGTACATTGGAAGGAAGGTTTGA
- a CDS encoding BtaA family protein: MMVGEKIRHWVFDRVHSGNLVYNACWEDPRCDRNLMEFDTDSEIVMITSAGCNALAYLADHPKNIHCIDVNPRQNALLQFKQALIRHTDHETLFGFFGKGTHPDHEAIYREKVRSDLGPYARMFWDKNIRYFSDKGVRKNFYHYGTSGMVAWFFSGYIRARKRLYNEVQKLLNATDLETQHDIYLRVEKKLMNRMVEAVVNRHFIMCMLGVPESQQELFVNDYYRGALGFIQERLRHVFTQLPIHDNYFYRVYINGEYTEACSPDYLKKENYDLLHQQVDKIHTYNTTISDFLKTNPGKYSHFILLDHQDWLAANDRRALEEEWALILANSRPGTRILLRSAAEKVDFFPDFVRERLTFETTNVNIQHQLDRVGTYASTYLGIVN; encoded by the coding sequence ATGATGGTTGGAGAAAAAATACGGCACTGGGTTTTTGACCGCGTGCATTCCGGGAACCTTGTTTATAATGCCTGTTGGGAAGACCCCCGTTGCGACAGGAATCTCATGGAGTTCGATACGGACAGCGAGATCGTTATGATCACCAGCGCCGGCTGCAATGCATTGGCCTATCTGGCCGATCATCCCAAAAACATTCATTGCATTGACGTGAATCCGCGTCAAAACGCCCTGCTTCAATTCAAACAAGCCCTCATCAGGCATACCGATCACGAAACCCTTTTCGGGTTTTTCGGAAAGGGCACCCACCCTGACCACGAAGCCATTTACCGGGAAAAGGTCAGAAGCGACCTGGGCCCTTATGCCCGGATGTTTTGGGATAAGAATATCCGTTATTTTTCTGACAAGGGCGTTCGTAAAAATTTTTACCATTACGGTACTTCCGGTATGGTGGCATGGTTTTTTTCGGGATACATCCGGGCCCGCAAACGATTGTACAACGAGGTGCAAAAACTGCTGAACGCCACCGACCTTGAAACACAGCACGACATTTATCTTCGCGTGGAGAAAAAACTGATGAACCGTATGGTGGAGGCGGTGGTCAACCGGCATTTTATCATGTGCATGCTGGGCGTGCCCGAGAGCCAGCAGGAGCTTTTTGTGAATGATTATTACCGGGGTGCCCTGGGATTTATCCAGGAACGGTTGCGTCATGTTTTTACCCAATTGCCTATCCATGACAACTATTTTTACCGGGTTTACATCAATGGGGAGTATACGGAAGCGTGCAGCCCGGACTACCTGAAAAAAGAAAATTATGATCTGCTTCATCAACAGGTCGATAAAATACACACTTACAACACCACCATTTCTGATTTTTTGAAAACAAATCCGGGAAAGTATTCTCATTTCATTCTGCTGGATCACCAGGACTGGCTGGCGGCCAATGACAGGAGAGCCCTGGAGGAGGAGTGGGCACTAATCCTCGCGAACAGCCGACCCGGCACCAGGATACTGCTGCGTTCCGCGGCCGAAAAGGTCGATTTCTTTCCTGATTTTGTCAGGGAGCGCCTGACGTTTGAAACAACAAACGTCAATATTCAACATCAACTGGACCGGGTGGGTACCTATGCCAGCACTTACCTTGGGATCGTAAATTGA
- a CDS encoding T9SS-dependent M36 family metallopeptidase: protein MKKTILFLLFSMSSFLTFAQNPEQFIRQYLDEHRRELNLSATDIKDWTVTDQHTSRQSGATYVYIRQQFQGIPVFNGLANFALKNGKVVSMGNRLISGLNEKAGYALPSIDPKEAIAAAAEQLNLPSPTNLRLLEPVSTHEFIYDKGNISKENIPVELMYYALSEKEVRLAWNLSIYTLDANHWWSVRIDAQTGALLDKNDWVAHCDVDHTVFTHEHTTRKKASVQKEHNSAATFAPDSYNIFPLPLESPGHGDRSIVTNPADPIASPLGWHDTDGIPGAEFTTTRGNNVFAYEDTGDNDDPALGFSPDGGPMLEFNFDYNNADDPLNYQPAAITNLFYMNNMMHDIWYHYGFDEASGNFQLSNYGHEGNGGDYVQAEAQDGSGTNNANFGTPPDGQNPRMQMYLWYGGLGDFLVINSPAGIAGTYQASGAGFGPGLPETPITADIVLMEDDVDPISNGCETIVNGNALSGKIALVDRGDCNFTVKVLSAQNQGALAVIVINNNDGNPTTMGGTDNEITIPSIMVYKVDGESFKAELANGAINGSISNAGFDEIIQDADFDNGIIAHEYGHGISNRLTGGGSNTGCLSNDEQMGEGWSDWFAIMLTIEPGDLGTDARGMGTWSNGEPITGNGIRPAPYSTDFEVNPFTYGDSNNENQISLPHGVGFIFATALWDLTWALIDEYGGTPDPDVYHGTGGNNIAMQLVIEALKIQPCNPGMIDGRDAILEADQLLYEGAHQCLIWEVFAKRGFGYSASQGSTNSRTDQNEAFDLPPLCFVATEAPVAAFTPGSLNSCNKTVDFSDNSYEIVHSWLWNFGDGTSTNIQNPIHTFPGSGIYAVQLVVNNNIGSDTTTQDIIIEQPPVAQVENVEVCLGDDAYVFPVLTGHPQWRDAENNIISGEESLIVPDVTSTRTFYVENLEGGPSFEAGALNPNFGSGGYHVSGYHGALNFTAEQPFEIVSVWVDAQGAGPRTFSLANGFNNDGSFPSASNTVAEVTVDLVNGPQVVYLNMMVPEAGDYNIGGHNVNLYRNNSGPSFPYVLQDYLTIHSSSANTGPLDYYYYFYDIVVREPQCISEPVMFTVSPVVSAFDYVDDGNGTVTFTDASTGATSWLWDFGDGNASTEDSPVHLYEFPGNYVVTLTINDGACTSTQDFTFVVGVEDILSDVPAITLQPNPASSSARVVLGKPLTEDLHLQLTDISGRFLFETTLFSGQTFTTLDIEKLPASVYFVRIKGSHLSELRKLMIER, encoded by the coding sequence ATGAAAAAAACAATACTCTTTCTGCTGTTCTCCATGAGCAGTTTTCTCACTTTCGCACAAAACCCCGAACAATTCATTCGTCAATACCTTGATGAACACCGACGCGAGCTCAATTTATCGGCTACCGACATTAAGGATTGGACCGTTACCGACCAGCATACCTCCCGCCAAAGCGGAGCGACCTACGTTTACATCCGGCAGCAATTCCAGGGCATTCCCGTTTTTAACGGACTGGCCAATTTTGCCCTTAAAAACGGTAAGGTGGTCAGCATGGGGAACCGCCTGATCAGCGGGTTGAATGAAAAAGCAGGGTATGCCCTACCTTCCATCGATCCAAAGGAGGCGATCGCCGCGGCAGCGGAACAACTAAACCTGCCCTCTCCAACTAATCTTAGACTCCTGGAGCCGGTCAGTACCCATGAATTCATTTACGACAAAGGCAATATTTCAAAAGAAAATATCCCGGTAGAGCTGATGTATTACGCCCTTTCGGAAAAAGAAGTCCGGCTGGCGTGGAACCTTTCCATTTATACCCTGGATGCCAATCACTGGTGGTCGGTACGCATTGATGCCCAAACCGGAGCCTTGCTGGATAAAAACGACTGGGTGGCGCATTGCGATGTGGATCATACCGTTTTTACCCACGAACACACTACCCGGAAGAAGGCATCTGTTCAAAAAGAACATAATTCGGCGGCTACCTTTGCGCCTGATTCCTACAATATATTTCCGCTGCCTCTCGAAAGTCCCGGCCACGGCGACCGCTCCATTGTGACCAACCCCGCAGACCCTATTGCCTCTCCTTTGGGCTGGCATGATACCGATGGCATTCCGGGTGCTGAATTTACCACAACCCGGGGCAACAATGTATTTGCTTATGAAGATACCGGCGACAATGATGATCCGGCTCTTGGCTTCAGTCCGGATGGCGGTCCCATGCTGGAATTCAATTTCGATTACAACAATGCTGATGATCCGTTAAATTATCAGCCGGCAGCCATCACCAACCTGTTTTACATGAACAACATGATGCACGACATCTGGTATCATTATGGTTTTGATGAGGCCAGCGGCAATTTCCAGTTGAGCAACTATGGCCATGAGGGCAATGGAGGGGATTATGTGCAGGCTGAAGCCCAGGATGGCAGCGGCACCAACAACGCCAATTTCGGTACTCCTCCGGACGGACAGAACCCCAGGATGCAAATGTACCTTTGGTACGGCGGTCTTGGTGACTTCCTGGTGATCAATTCCCCTGCCGGAATTGCAGGGACTTACCAGGCCAGTGGCGCAGGTTTCGGTCCAGGTTTACCGGAAACACCTATTACCGCAGATATTGTTTTGATGGAAGATGACGTGGATCCGATAAGCAATGGCTGCGAAACCATCGTCAACGGGAATGCCCTTTCTGGCAAGATCGCACTGGTTGACCGTGGCGATTGCAATTTTACAGTAAAGGTTCTCAGCGCACAAAACCAGGGTGCCCTGGCCGTCATCGTGATCAACAACAACGACGGCAATCCAACCACTATGGGCGGCACCGACAATGAAATCACTATTCCTTCCATTATGGTCTATAAAGTGGATGGAGAGAGCTTCAAGGCGGAACTCGCCAATGGGGCCATCAACGGGTCGATTAGCAATGCAGGATTTGATGAAATCATCCAGGATGCGGATTTTGACAACGGCATCATTGCCCATGAATATGGACACGGCATTTCCAACCGCCTGACAGGTGGAGGAAGCAATACGGGATGCCTTTCCAATGACGAACAGATGGGTGAAGGATGGAGCGACTGGTTTGCCATCATGCTCACCATCGAACCCGGCGACCTCGGGACCGATGCTCGTGGCATGGGAACCTGGTCCAACGGAGAGCCCATCACCGGAAACGGGATACGTCCGGCTCCCTATTCCACTGACTTCGAAGTCAACCCATTTACCTACGGGGATTCCAATAATGAAAACCAGATCTCCCTGCCGCATGGCGTTGGATTCATTTTCGCCACGGCCCTTTGGGATCTTACCTGGGCACTTATCGACGAATATGGCGGCACCCCTGACCCGGATGTTTACCATGGTACAGGAGGGAACAATATCGCCATGCAACTGGTAATTGAAGCCCTGAAAATACAACCCTGCAACCCGGGGATGATAGATGGCCGCGATGCCATTTTGGAAGCCGACCAATTGCTATATGAAGGTGCCCATCAATGCCTTATATGGGAGGTTTTTGCCAAAAGAGGTTTTGGATACAGCGCCAGCCAGGGAAGCACCAACAGCAGAACCGACCAAAATGAGGCATTCGACCTTCCGCCTTTATGCTTTGTAGCTACAGAAGCTCCTGTGGCTGCTTTTACCCCCGGCAGCCTCAACAGTTGTAACAAAACAGTCGATTTTAGTGATAACAGCTATGAGATCGTACACAGCTGGCTTTGGAATTTCGGGGACGGCACTTCGACAAACATTCAAAACCCAATCCACACTTTCCCCGGAAGTGGAATTTACGCCGTGCAACTCGTCGTAAACAACAATATAGGCAGCGACACTACCACCCAGGACATCATTATTGAGCAGCCCCCGGTGGCACAGGTTGAGAACGTAGAAGTGTGTCTGGGAGATGACGCTTATGTTTTTCCTGTTTTGACGGGACATCCCCAGTGGCGGGATGCGGAAAATAATATCATTTCAGGGGAAGAGTCCCTCATTGTTCCTGATGTTACGAGCACACGAACCTTTTATGTGGAAAACCTGGAAGGAGGTCCTTCATTTGAAGCAGGCGCTCTGAATCCGAATTTTGGAAGTGGAGGATACCATGTTTCCGGCTACCATGGAGCCCTCAATTTTACGGCGGAACAACCTTTTGAGATCGTTTCTGTCTGGGTGGATGCCCAGGGCGCCGGCCCACGGACTTTCAGCCTTGCCAACGGTTTTAACAACGATGGCTCCTTTCCTTCTGCAAGCAATACCGTGGCAGAAGTCACAGTGGATCTGGTCAATGGGCCACAAGTCGTTTACCTGAACATGATGGTGCCCGAAGCCGGGGATTACAATATCGGCGGCCACAATGTCAACCTTTACCGAAATAACAGCGGGCCGAGTTTCCCCTATGTGCTCCAAGATTACCTGACCATCCATAGTTCCTCCGCCAATACGGGACCTTTGGACTATTACTATTACTTTTATGATATTGTAGTGAGAGAACCGCAATGCATTTCCGAACCGGTAATGTTTACGGTAAGTCCGGTAGTGAGTGCCTTCGACTACGTGGATGACGGCAACGGAACGGTGACCTTTACCGATGCCTCCACCGGAGCCACCAGTTGGCTCTGGGACTTTGGTGACGGAAATGCTTCCACCGAGGACTCTCCGGTACATTTATATGAATTCCCGGGCAACTACGTTGTAACCCTGACCATTAACGACGGAGCCTGTACCAGCACCCAGGACTTCACTTTTGTCGTCGGAGTGGAAGATATCCTGTCAGATGTGCCTGCGATAACTTTACAGCCCAACCCGGCCAGTAGCAGCGCCCGTGTGGTTTTGGGTAAACCGCTGACGGAGGATCTGCATCTTCAGCTCACAGACATCAGTGGTAGGTTTCTGTTTGAAACGACGCTTTTTAGTGGACAAACTTTTACGACGCTGGACATAGAAAAGCTGCCGGCTTCGGTTTATTTTGTCAGAATAAAAGGAAGCCATTTATCTGAATTGAGAAAACTGATGATCGAGCGTTAG